Below is a window of Camelina sativa cultivar DH55 chromosome 11, Cs, whole genome shotgun sequence DNA.
TTCGGGTCTCTGCTATGATTCGATCGAATTCTGAGCCTAAACCAGTCAGACAACCAGTTCTTACCCACACATCTTTCTCTAGCCTTAAATGGAGAGCTATATATGGACCTTCAATCCACATTCTTCTCGCGAGCTTGTTCCCCAGATCCTCAATCGGTGCTGCGAATCTCAGTGCATTGAAAGCAACctataaagaaacaaatcaaactaTCACTTTTCTCATTTGGAAACTAATAAGAAAGGCTTTGTTTGTAAAAAGATTGTACCTTGCATCGAAGTTTCTGAAGATCAGGAGGGAGATTCTTAGCTAGCCTTGAGTCTAAGCCTTTCAACACCAAAAGCCCTTCTTCATTCAACTACATTTTTAGTTTAACATCCAAAAAACCAAGagtcagagaaaaaaaaaaacataaacctgaGCTAAATCACTAGTAAACAGCAGCAGAATCAAACCTGTTTGAAGTATTTAGCACGGATCCAAACCGGAGAAACATCCCAAGGGATCTGATTCTCAATTGTTTGTCTAGACATAAGATGCGTTGAAGGTAGAGAAGAAACAATACGCACATCAGATCTCAGCGTCTTCTTGAAGTGCTCTACATCGAAAATGTCTGAGAACTCactgagaagaaaaaacaaaagctatTGAATCAGTAACTCAAATCACAAAACCccacgaaaaaacaaaaaagatcaaaacttttttgtCATTTACCTTTCGTCTCCCCAAACTCGATTCACCTGCAAAACAGGAACAACAAGAACAGCTTCAAGAATCATAGCGATGACAACAGCATCAACGATCTGATTCCGTTGCTGATTAAGTCCAccagagacaacaacaacaaggaatCGTTTCTTCTCTTTAGAAACCCTAAACGATTTCTTCCTGTAATCcaaactaaaatccaaacaaGGCTTGTATCCTTCACCATTGGGCTGCAtccaaaactctctctcttcctccgtCATGTTCCCGGAATGTCCTCCTCTCGTCGGTAACGGAATCAATGCGGAAGCTCCGGATACGGCGAGTGAAGTCAACATCTGATGGTGGTCGTCGACGTCGGAGATGAAGTATTTGAGAGAGGAAGTGGAAGATGAAGAGACGCAAGTTGACGACGCACGGTCTAAGGACGATGTTGTGAGGAACGAGATTCCCGAGAAAACGAGAGAAAGTgagatgagaagaaggaagaactGTGGAGGTGGGCATCGAGTTTGGCGATGGTGGTTTAGGTATCGGGGACTTGATTTCTTCGGGggagtgaagaagaggagagagaaatGGAGGAACGGAGATGGCGGATGTGATGCAAAGAAAGGGTTTTTGAGAGTTCTCATCGATTTCGCCATTGATGCAGCTCACTGtgcaaagagaagagagagagcgattCAGTTACAGAGAGACTTCTGATTCTTGTTTTCCCGGAAAAATAAAGAGGCAGTACTAACGAATCgagtttataattttcaaaaagcTCCCtgtatttatgattttatcaaaaaaaaaggcCGTAATTCTATTTCCCTTCAAACAATTGCTGAAGTCGTCTCAACTTTCGAAAGTGTATAGCAAAAAGTTATTATCATCACATTAACAAGTAAGCTGTGAGTTTGTAACCAATCATCGTTTTGGTTAAAATTACCGCAGTCTGGTATGTTGATTAgctctttataaaaaaagagtatgATTATCTCATATCTTCTGTTTACAAACCTTGTTGAAGTACCAGGCACTTATCAATATCAGATTCCGAGTAAAAAACGATTAGACAAATTACTTATTTTGTAAAGAGACTGCGAAAATGCCCGAAAAAAACTCTTGTCTCAGACAAGAGACAACAGATAATATTCAGGAGTAAAAATTCTTCTCCAGGATTGAATATTAGTCGAAAAGACAAAGTGCAAGtactaaaagaagaaaataaactgtCATTCCGCAGATGAGTGGATATATAGATGTGTCTCTCTCTTGTAGTAAGGAAAAGAATGGATTCTAACCAGAGGGGGTGATTTGCTTGAATAGTCTTTGATCATGAAGACAATGCTTTTTTAACCTCTGATGTAACTTCCTGGGGAGCCTTCTCGGCCTGGATGTTTGTGAGAACATCCTTCTTTGCGTAGTAATTAATCACCTGTGAGCAAGGGAAAAAAGAACATGAACATGTTTGCATTCCATTTTAATAAGCCTGGAGATACATGAAGTAGGAAATAATACCGGTTCAGTTTGACTGTGAAAAGCTGCTAGCCTCGACCTTAGAACTTCAGCGTTATCATCTTTGCGTTGGATCAGAGGCTCCCCGGTAATCTTCAATATCAAATAACAAAGAGAAGCAGTTGGTTAACATATGATTGGGAGGGGTTTTGAATAACCAGATGAAAGATATCTAGAGTTATCGTAAGTCTTACATCATCAACTCCAGGGGTTTTGGGAGGCGCGAATTTTGTGTGGTAACTCCTGCCACTCGAAGGGTGGATCCATCGCCCTGTTATTCTTTCCTCCAAGATCGAGTCATCAATGGCAAAGTTGAGAACTTTGTCGATTTCAGTTCCTCGCCTCTTAAGCATCTCATCGAGCTACAAACAAACGACAAACCACCATAATTAGGAATTGATTACAATAATAACCAAAAGAAGTAAAGAACAAAGGAGAAAGTAGTGTTGTATTGTGCAGCACCTTCTCTGCCTGAGTAACAGTCCTGGGAAAGCCATCAAGGATAAACCCTTTTTGACATTTTGGCTTGTTCATGGCTTCATCAATTATACCAACAACCAAATCATCAGAGACAAGCTCTCCCtgaaaaaacaatcacaaagaATTACTATCCGATGAACAACCTAACTTAGCGGAAGTGGaattgaacaaacaaacataataaCTATCTCAAGAAAGATAAAAGGAGCTTACTTTTTCCATAGCTTCTTTCGCCTTCACACCAAGAGGGGTTTTAGAAGCAACAGCAGCTCTTAACATATCTCCAGTGGATAAGTGACACAAACAATACTCATCCTTCACTACTGGAGACTGTGTACCTTTTCCTGACCCTGGAGGTCCTGCAAAATTCACAGTAACAAAGCATACTCAACATCCCATTCAAGCAATCACACAGGTTCAGACTTGATTCCCACAACGAAAGATTCAGACTTTCAGAACACAGCACAAGAATCATATACATCACAATGCCACGGTTGTAAACTCAGGAAACAGATCTGCAAAGTCTTAAGTCTATAAAACCAAACTGACCCAATTGAGAAGAAACTCTAATAATTCCAATGATACGAAACATAACTAGACTTCAAGCTCACTGATACAATCTCTCAGATCTAAACTTACCCACCCAAAAGTTTCGAAATTTCACCATAAACAAAGTACAATTCTCCACAGGAAACAACTAAGATCATGGATCTACCATTGCCACAACGAAGCGTATGCGAATTTAGTCGTATCCGAGAAAGTACCGATTTAGTGAGATTACCACTAACCTATGAAGATGAGGCGCTTGTCAGGCTTTTGCGAACATTTCAAACGGCGGAGAAGCTCCGACATAAGATCCACCGTCTGAATATCTTCCAAATCCGCCGCAGCACCACCGGTCGCCATAGCTGATCTAGTTTCGCTCGCTGCTCTTGTTTAGCTCACAAAAAAAGTCTTCGTTTTTCTCGACAAAAGGGTTTTGCTTCTCACAAGTCAAAAGGATATAACAGTGACCGGGTCGGGTTTTAAAACCTCGGGTCGGGCCTTCTGATCTTGTAAAGGAGTAGTAGTACTAAACAAACCCTTAAACTCACATTAATCTACATTTATTGCCATCATTAATATGACTTTACGATTTAATTAAGAGTTTAATGTTATTTATCTCCTTCTTTTTTCAATGgttacataaaataataataggGGACTTTTCATACACTGTGTAGTATGATACACACAATACCCGAATCTTTAAAgcatataaaagtttttttcttttctaaaagtGAAGAAGCTATGGatcaaaatatttaacattgGTCACCATCTGAAGCAGCTTGCAACTGAGAAGCATATTGTAAATTCCACAAGATATCTTCGAAGGATGGTCGGCTTAAAGACTCCGGGGAAACACATTTGTTCATCAGAGTTATCACTCTTACTAAAGAATCGTTGCGACAAGTGGCTTGTACTGTAGGATTCACCATTCTTCTCCTCCCTTCCTCGCTCTCCAACGATGCCTGATGAATTTAGTAAAACTGTTTAGTAAGTAGAAAAAGACCAAATCTTGTTTTGTGACTACGATCTTGGCGAAATACGTACCAGTTCATCTCGTAGAAATGCCTCTTCTCTAGCTGAGACAGATGGTCCAACGATTGATTGTAGAAGAATCAATCCAAAGCTGTAAACGTCATCTTCTAGCCTTGACATTTGCCATGATTTTGCTATTTCCTGATTGAAAAAATGTGTTACGATGAGAGTGATCagtgttttatttggttttccaATCATCAATGTTAGGATCAGAACATTAAAAGAGACGAGCTTAACTGTGTTATGTCTGGTTGCTTCAGAGACAATGGACAAACCATAATCACTCAGCTTGGCAAATCGGTGTTGGTTAAGCAAGACATTGTTAGTCTTGAGTCTATTGCTGAAGAATCCAGGAATTACTCCAGTGTGAAGAAAATGAACAGCCTTTGCAACACCTGTCAGAACATTTAGCCTCTCTGACCAATTCATACCCTTACCTGAACTATCATCTGCCGCAAAAACGAAAATTTTAGTactctttttgttaaaaagactGCAAaagatttcaaagttttaaacaagATTTTGAACCTGAGAGACAAGATTGAAAGTTTCCATTTGGAATGTATTCATAAATCAAGAAGACTTTTTCGACGCTGTAATCATCTTTTCCTCCACAATCTATGCAATGACCCAACAAGCAAACGAGATTCGGATGTCTAAGCTTTGCAAGCAAATCCAACCTCAGTTTTAGGTTTCTTATCGAGTATTTCTTTGATGAAGGTAAGCATCTTATAGCCACTTTTGTTCCATTCTCAAGGTTTCCTTTGTAAAGCTGAAAAAGATATGAAGCAACAAGTCTCAGAATCTATCTAAAGAAGGTTGATGATactggaaagaaaaaaaggtttcaaTGAACTTCATACCGTGCCATATAATGAGCTTTCACCGAGTATCATGGTCTTAGCGAAGTTCTTTGTAGCTTTGACTATCTCTTCTAAGCTAAACTGTCTACATACTGGTAAATCCTCTGAACCAAACTTGGATGTTTCAGAAACGTACCCTAATCACAATCACAGTCACAAAAGTATTGTTAGTCAAACCTTTTTGGCAAATTCaagaattttaagtttttaaggGATAAAAACCTTACTTGCATTTGAGAGTATCTCAGAGGAAAATCCAATAGATGTATGATTATCATGGACTGTCTTATGGTGAGAATGCTTCTTCGTTACTCCTTTTCTTCTAAGCAAGATGAGTACACAGCAGATTACAACCAATATCGCCATTGATATACCAACTACCAAACCTACTATAGCtccttttttccattttctttttcctcctgATCCATTTTCAGCTTCTGCTACAgcttcagcttcttcctccGCACGAACTTCTTTAACACAAAAAGATTCTGGATGCTGCTGTCTCTGTAGTGATAAACAGTTTCCATTGAACCTCAGCGTCAGATCTTTCTTGCTGCTTAAGCAACGAGGAACTTTTCCCGTTAACTTATTGTCGGAAATGTCGAGAAACCAAAGTTTGCTTCCACATTTCAGATCATCAGGAAGTGAACCACTCAGAGAATTCGCTCTCAGATCGATATACTCAATTGTCGACAACGAGAGTAATGAAGGATGTAGCTCTCCTGATAGCTTATTACTCTTAAAGCTAAGAACTTTGAGATACCAATACGAATCAAACCAGCTAGGTAATGTGCCGTTAAAGAAGTTATGATCAAACCTGAAAGTTTCAAGCTTTACCATTGCAGACAACTTAGGTGGTACTGATCCAAACAGAAAGTTATTACTCAAATCCAAATACTCAAGTGAAGATAAACGATGAAGTTTATCAGGGAGATGACCCCAAATCCCTAGAGAAGCCAGAGTAAGAACCCTAAGAGATTTTAGCCTTGACAGTGTAGTGACAAATGATTCAATTGAGAATCTATCAGATAAAGTGACGTTGGAGATAGGAAAACCCTCAAAGGTTTTGGCCTTTTCTGATGATTTATCACCGAAGATGTTTAGCTCTGAGACTGAATTGGAGAAACAAGTGATGTTCATCGACGGTGTTGCTTGTAAGTAGCAGAAACTGGTCTTGTGATCATACCAAGATTCTAGCTGTTGTGGGTATTCCAAGTGTTTTTTCAGCTGGAGAAGAACTTGTGCTTGTGAAGCTTGTAGCTGAGATAAGCCTAAACTGTAGAAACTCCATAGGAGAGATAACAAGAAGATGAATTTAAAGAAACCCATTTGTCAGATTTTCAACTTAATTTTATCAGACAAGATCTGAGTATTTGATGAACCT
It encodes the following:
- the LOC104726945 gene encoding uncharacterized protein At1g04910-like, with the protein product MAKSMRTLKNPFFASHPPSPFLHFSLLFFTPPKKSSPRYLNHHRQTRCPPPQFFLLLISLSLVFSGISFLTTSSLDRASSTCVSSSSTSSLKYFISDVDDHHQMLTSLAVSGASALIPLPTRGGHSGNMTEEEREFWMQPNGEGYKPCLDFSLDYRKKSFRVSKEKKRFLVVVVSGGLNQQRNQIVDAVVIAMILEAVLVVPVLQVNRVWGDESEFSDIFDVEHFKKTLRSDVRIVSSLPSTHLMSRQTIENQIPWDVSPVWIRAKYFKQLNEEGLLVLKGLDSRLAKNLPPDLQKLRCKVAFNALRFAAPIEDLGNKLARRMWIEGPYIALHLRLEKDVWVRTGCLTGLGSEFDRIIAETRMTQPRYLTGRLNMTYTERRLAGFCPLNAYEIARLLKALGAPRNASIYIAGGEPFGGSRALEPLAKEFSNLVTKETLAHKGELLPYTNRSSALAAIDYIVSLSSDVFLPSHGGNMAKAMQGNRAYAGHRKFIMPNKRAMLPLMENSSVSESEFSFVIRKLHRKSQGHPESRRGRRDRDVIAYPVPECMCRHGKHRSVL
- the LOC104726947 gene encoding probable inactive leucine-rich repeat receptor-like protein kinase At3g03770, which produces MGFFKFIFLLSLLWSFYSLGLSQLQASQAQVLLQLKKHLEYPQQLESWYDHKTSFCYLQATPSMNITCFSNSVSELNIFGDKSSEKAKTFEGFPISNVTLSDRFSIESFVTTLSRLKSLRVLTLASLGIWGHLPDKLHRLSSLEYLDLSNNFLFGSVPPKLSAMVKLETFRFDHNFFNGTLPSWFDSYWYLKVLSFKSNKLSGELHPSLLSLSTIEYIDLRANSLSGSLPDDLKCGSKLWFLDISDNKLTGKVPRCLSSKKDLTLRFNGNCLSLQRQQHPESFCVKEVRAEEEAEAVAEAENGSGGKRKWKKGAIVGLVVGISMAILVVICCVLILLRRKGVTKKHSHHKTVHDNHTSIGFSSEILSNARYVSETSKFGSEDLPVCRQFSLEEIVKATKNFAKTMILGESSLYGTLYKGNLENGTKVAIRCLPSSKKYSIRNLKLRLDLLAKLRHPNLVCLLGHCIDCGGKDDYSVEKVFLIYEYIPNGNFQSCLSDDSSGKGMNWSERLNVLTGVAKAVHFLHTGVIPGFFSNRLKTNNVLLNQHRFAKLSDYGLSIVSEATRHNTEIAKSWQMSRLEDDVYSFGLILLQSIVGPSVSAREEAFLRDELASLESEEGRRRMVNPTVQATCRNDSLVRVITLMNKCVSPESLSRPSFEDILWNLQYASQLQAASDGDQC
- the LOC104726946 gene encoding adenylate kinase 4, with the translated sequence MATGGAAADLEDIQTVDLMSELLRRLKCSQKPDKRLIFIGPPGSGKGTQSPVVKDEYCLCHLSTGDMLRAAVASKTPLGVKAKEAMEKGELVSDDLVVGIIDEAMNKPKCQKGFILDGFPRTVTQAEKLDEMLKRRGTEIDKVLNFAIDDSILEERITGRWIHPSSGRSYHTKFAPPKTPGVDDITGEPLIQRKDDNAEVLRSRLAAFHSQTEPVINYYAKKDVLTNIQAEKAPQEVTSEVKKALSS